The sequence ATTTGACCGATCGCACCAAGTCCGACAACAACAACGTAATCGCCCGCACGAACATGTGCATCACGCACGCCACTCATTGCAAATTGAGCAGGGTCATAGCAAACCGCGTTTTTCCAATTAGCACCTTTTGGCAATTTACGTAGTTTATAATTATCGACAGCTTTCACAATAACAGTTTCCATAATCGGTCCGTAAGAACAAACGATATCTCCAAGCTCGTATTCTGTTACTTTGCTCCCACATTCAACTACTTCACCAACGACCATGTTACCTAGCTGAAACTCGCCAAATACAATGCCTCGCGCACTATTTGTTTCACGTGAAACAAATAAGTTCCATTCAGGCGAAAATTCTTCATCAATAAAAGGGCTAATCCCTCTAAAATCAACTACTTCTGTTCCATGTTTTGGAGAAGCAAATTGTACTTTAATTTTTACTTCATCTTCTAAAACTTCACGATCATGATATTCTACTAATTCCGCCACACGCGGCGCTGTCGCTACTAATTTTTTCATTTTAAAAAACTTCCTTTCTTATCCCTTAACTCCACCGTCAGTTAAGTTTCCTTTGATAAACCGTTCTGAAATTGCGTACATAATAACGACTGGAAGCGCCGTAACAAGCGATGCCGCCATCATTCTACCCCAAATATAATCAGGCGTACTAAATAATGTATTCAAGCCAATCGGTAACGTGAATTTCTCTGCGCTAGATAAGAAAATCGAAGCAAACAGATAATCATTCCAAGCTACCATGAAGCAGTATACGAACACAGAAACAATGCCCGAAATCGCAAGCGGAACAATAATACGTAAGATAATCTGGAAGCGATTCAATCCGTCCATCATTGCTGCTTCTTCTATATCAGTTGGAATCGTATCAAAATAACTTTTCAGCATAAATACCGCAGTTGGTAGTGTTTGTACAACCATCGTGATAATTAAAGCTGTCTCTGTATCATACAATCCCAAACTCGAAATTATTTTGAACAACGGAACAATTAATAAAATCCCGGAGAACATATAAACCGTATAAAAACTTGCATTGATCGTCATCCGCCCTTTAAAGCGTAATTTTGATAATGCATAAGCGCCTAAAATCCCCAAAACAACCGCAATACCGGCCGCAAAAACCGAAACAACCAAACTATTTTTAAAGTATGTTAAAAACGGAAAAATATCTGGGTTGAAAATATCGATGTAATGCTGGAAAGTGAATTCTTTCGGAAAAAATGTTGGATGTGTAGAAATGGCTTCTTTACTGCTTTTAAACGAAGTCATTAACATAATCGCAAATGGGAACAACGTGATACATAAAAATGCAACCATCGTCACATAAAACGCGATTTTCTTTGTTCTTTTTGACTTTTTACTACTTACCGCCATTCAAGTCCACCCGCTTTCTTGCAAAAATAATCACAACAAAAATAATGACAAATAATATGACAGAAATCGCTGCTGCTTTTCCTAAATCATTGAACGCGAATGCTGTTTTATATAAATAAACTCCAAGGATATTTACTTTATTCGTTAGTAAGTATACATCAGTGAACATATAGAACATCCAAATCGCACGAAGCGTAATAACTGTCGCAAGTACCGGCATAATCGCTGGCAAAGTAACAATTTTGAATTTATCCCAAATGTTCGCTCCATCCATATCAGCCGCCTCATAAAGCGACTTATCGACCGTTTGCAAAATCGCCAAAAACGAAATAAATGCATACGGGAAGTAACGCCATATCGCAAAAAAGGTTACTAAAAAGAAACTAGAAACTGGATTATCAAACCAAAGTGGCGCTTCTTTGAACATATGGAGTACATCCACAGTCATGAAATTAATTACGCCATAACCATTGTTAAACATATATTTCCATGCAAAAATAAGAGAAATAGATGGTGTTACATATGACAAAATAATAAGCGACCGAGCCGTTCTTCTAAAGCGAAATTCACGATTAAAGAATATCGCTACAAGTAGCCCCATCCCAGTACTGCCAACAACGACAAGTGCTGTATAAGCCACCGTAAGTCCTAGTGATTTATAAAACTCTGGATCCTTCAAAATATCTATATAATTTTGTAAACCGATAAAGACAGATTTAATATTTGGATTTAGCGGCATATCTAAAAAACTAATCTGGATATTTGAAATCATCGGATATAAAACAAGTGCTGCCAGTAAAACAAAACTTGGCGCAAGTAAAATCATTGCTAACTTAAAGTCGGACCTTTTATATACTTTCGTTTTCATAATGCCTCCTTAAATCAAAAAGCGACGTGCTAAACTGTTAAAAAAGGCGGGGAGACTCTCTCCCCGCTATTTGATTATTTGCCTTCTTCAGCTTTTTTCTGTGCAGCTTTTAAGTCCGCTGATACATCGCCACCGCCAACGGTTACGTTATTAACCATTTGAGCGATAATGCCTGAGCTAGTAATATCTCCCATTTTTGTAAGGTTCTTACCGTCAACAAGTCCGAAAACTTGGATATCATTGAATGATGCTGCGATTTCATTTGGAAGTTCCCCAAACGATTTAATTACTTCATTTTCTTTGTAAGCTTTTTGTTCCACTACTTCTTTATTTACTGGTTGCGCACCACCTGGAGACATTAATACCCACGTTGCCATGTTTTTCGGTTGAGACAAGTATTCAACAAATTTCTTCGTTGCTTTCTTTTGTTCATCATCAAGTCCTGCTGAAATAGTTAAACCAGAAACTGTACCATAAACTGCTTTTTCTTTTTCTTCTGGAATTGCGAAACCGATATTTTTTGGATCGCCTTCTTCATAAACAGATGGAAGGATATACGTAGAGTAAATCGCCATTGGAACTGTTCCATTCATAAATGCATCTTTAATTTCAGTTACATCATTTGAACCAGGCATCGTGTATGCTGACAAATCTTTGTAATATTGAAGTGCTTCTTTCATTTCTGGTGTATCAATCGTTACATTACCTTTCGCATCTAAAACATTTGCTTTGTTAGAAAGTGCGAATTGAGAGAAAGCTTGCTCACTCATCGTGCTTTCAGCTGTTGGAATTGCAATACCGTATTTTTTATCTGCTTTATTTGTGAATTTTTTCGCTACTTTTTCAATATCCGCCCAGTTTTTAGGTTCTTCAAAACCAGCATCGGCTAAAGCTTTTTTGTTGTACCAAATACCTTGAACCCAACCGCTTATTGGTGCTGCGATATAGCTCTTACCATCTTCAGAACGTACTAAGTTTGTTGCACCTTCATAGTATTTATCTTCTCCCACAGAGTCGATAACTTCTTTTACTGCATCTTGGTCAATTAACTGATCTTTATCCATTACTTTGGCAAAATCTTGGCTTACTTCCATAACTGCTGGAAGTTTACCAGAACGAGCAAGTGTGACAACTTTAGTATTAAAAGCATCTTCCTCTACTGGAATTTGTTTGATTTTGATTGTTGGATTTTCTTTTTCAAAATCAGCAATTAATTTATTAATAACATCTAAACGCTCTTTTTCAACGGATGAATGCATAAATTCAATCGTTACTTCCTTACTACCAGACTCTTTTCCTCCA comes from Listeria monocytogenes and encodes:
- a CDS encoding carbohydrate ABC transporter permease translates to MKTKVYKRSDFKLAMILLAPSFVLLAALVLYPMISNIQISFLDMPLNPNIKSVFIGLQNYIDILKDPEFYKSLGLTVAYTALVVVGSTGMGLLVAIFFNREFRFRRTARSLIILSYVTPSISLIFAWKYMFNNGYGVINFMTVDVLHMFKEAPLWFDNPVSSFFLVTFFAIWRYFPYAFISFLAILQTVDKSLYEAADMDGANIWDKFKIVTLPAIMPVLATVITLRAIWMFYMFTDVYLLTNKVNILGVYLYKTAFAFNDLGKAAAISVILFVIIFVVIIFARKRVDLNGGK
- a CDS encoding ABC transporter substrate-binding protein — encoded protein: MKKKSLVLLVVVLVLSAVLAACGGKESGSKEVTIEFMHSSVEKERLDVINKLIADFEKENPTIKIKQIPVEEDAFNTKVVTLARSGKLPAVMEVSQDFAKVMDKDQLIDQDAVKEVIDSVGEDKYYEGATNLVRSEDGKSYIAAPISGWVQGIWYNKKALADAGFEEPKNWADIEKVAKKFTNKADKKYGIAIPTAESTMSEQAFSQFALSNKANVLDAKGNVTIDTPEMKEALQYYKDLSAYTMPGSNDVTEIKDAFMNGTVPMAIYSTYILPSVYEEGDPKNIGFAIPEEKEKAVYGTVSGLTISAGLDDEQKKATKKFVEYLSQPKNMATWVLMSPGGAQPVNKEVVEQKAYKENEVIKSFGELPNEIAASFNDIQVFGLVDGKNLTKMGDITSSGIIAQMVNNVTVGGGDVSADLKAAQKKAEEGK
- a CDS encoding carbohydrate ABC transporter permease; this translates as MAVSSKKSKRTKKIAFYVTMVAFLCITLFPFAIMLMTSFKSSKEAISTHPTFFPKEFTFQHYIDIFNPDIFPFLTYFKNSLVVSVFAAGIAVVLGILGAYALSKLRFKGRMTINASFYTVYMFSGILLIVPLFKIISSLGLYDTETALIITMVVQTLPTAVFMLKSYFDTIPTDIEEAAMMDGLNRFQIILRIIVPLAISGIVSVFVYCFMVAWNDYLFASIFLSSAEKFTLPIGLNTLFSTPDYIWGRMMAASLVTALPVVIMYAISERFIKGNLTDGGVKG